The following proteins come from a genomic window of Myroides odoratus DSM 2801:
- a CDS encoding fumarate hydratase: protein MDFIYQDPYPIQKDDTKYKKISSDFVKIEKLGGREILVVDPKALEVLSEAAMTDVSFMLRTAHLESLKAILDDPEATDNDRFVAYNLLQNAVVAVEGQLPSCQDTGTAIVVGKKGENVYTGSNDAESLSKGIFNTYQKKNLRYSQIVPISMFEEKNSGSNLPAQIDIYATQGQKYEFLFLAKGGGSANKTFLYQKTKSLLNDKNLTEFIKDKIMDLGTAACPPYHLALVIGGTSAEANLAAVKKASAGYYDNLPTSGNMGGQAFRDLEWEKKLQLICQESHIGAQFGGKYFTHDVRVIRLPRHAASCPVGLGVSCSADRNIKAKITAEGLFIEQLEENPARLLPAVAPHLEDPIVIDLDKPMQEQLAELTKHPIKTRLMLNGTVIVARDIAHAKIQEMLDNGQEMPEYFKNHPIYYAGPAKTPEGMPSGSFGPTTAGRMDPYVDPFQAVGGSMIMLAKGNRSQAVTDACKKHGGFYLGSIGGPAAILAKENILSVEVVDFPELGMEAVRKIVVKDFPAFIITDDKGNDFFQNL, encoded by the coding sequence ATGGACTTTATATATCAAGATCCGTATCCGATTCAAAAAGACGATACGAAGTATAAAAAAATCTCTTCTGATTTTGTAAAAATCGAAAAATTAGGGGGTCGCGAAATCTTAGTTGTGGATCCAAAGGCTTTAGAAGTTTTATCTGAAGCAGCAATGACGGATGTTTCATTTATGTTGAGAACGGCTCACCTAGAAAGCTTAAAAGCAATCTTAGATGATCCAGAAGCTACAGATAATGATCGTTTCGTAGCCTATAACTTATTGCAAAATGCAGTAGTAGCAGTAGAAGGACAATTGCCTTCTTGTCAAGATACAGGAACTGCTATTGTGGTAGGTAAAAAAGGAGAAAACGTTTATACAGGATCAAATGATGCAGAAAGTTTGTCCAAAGGAATTTTCAATACTTACCAAAAGAAGAATTTGAGATATTCTCAAATTGTACCTATCAGTATGTTTGAAGAAAAAAACTCAGGATCAAATTTACCAGCGCAAATTGATATTTATGCAACTCAAGGTCAGAAATACGAGTTTTTGTTTTTAGCAAAAGGAGGAGGGTCTGCAAATAAGACATTCTTGTACCAAAAAACAAAATCGCTGTTGAATGACAAGAATCTGACGGAGTTTATCAAAGATAAAATCATGGATTTAGGAACTGCCGCTTGTCCTCCGTACCACTTGGCTTTAGTGATTGGTGGTACTTCAGCAGAAGCTAATTTAGCTGCAGTGAAAAAAGCATCTGCAGGCTACTATGATAACTTACCTACTTCTGGAAATATGGGAGGCCAAGCATTCCGCGATTTAGAATGGGAGAAAAAATTACAATTGATTTGCCAAGAATCTCATATTGGAGCACAATTCGGTGGAAAGTATTTCACACATGATGTTCGCGTAATTCGATTACCACGTCACGCTGCTTCTTGTCCAGTAGGATTAGGAGTTTCTTGTTCTGCAGACCGCAATATCAAAGCGAAGATTACTGCGGAAGGATTATTCATCGAGCAATTAGAGGAAAATCCAGCACGTTTATTACCCGCAGTAGCGCCTCATTTAGAAGATCCTATTGTTATTGATTTAGATAAACCGATGCAAGAGCAATTGGCTGAATTGACAAAACATCCAATCAAAACGCGTTTGATGTTGAACGGAACAGTAATTGTTGCCCGTGATATTGCACACGCGAAGATTCAAGAGATGTTAGACAATGGGCAAGAAATGCCAGAATATTTCAAAAATCACCCTATCTATTATGCTGGACCAGCTAAAACACCAGAGGGAATGCCTTCAGGAAGTTTTGGGCCAACTACAGCAGGTCGTATGGATCCGTATGTAGATCCTTTCCAAGCCGTAGGTGGAAGTATGATTATGTTAGCAAAAGGAAACCGTTCTCAAGCGGTAACAGATGCTTGTAAGAAACACGGAGGATTCTACCTAGGATCAATCGGTGGGCCTGCAGCAATCTTGGCAAAAGAGAATATCCTCAGCGTTGAGGTAGTTGACTTCCCAGAATTGGGAATGGAAGCTGTCCGTAAAATTGTAGTAAAAGATTTCCCTGCCTTTATTATTACAGATGATAAAGGAAACGATTTCTTCCAAAATTTGTAA
- a CDS encoding SDR family NAD(P)-dependent oxidoreductase: MKMLENKVAIVTGGASGIGKAVVELFSKEGAKVVIADLNEELGQKLAASIGANAHFVKSNAASPSDNEALVAETLKKFGKLDIAVNNAGIAGGVAPTGEYDIEEWKKVTSINLDGVFYGMRYQIPAMLKNGSGSIINIASILGQVGFAGSSAYVAAKHGVVGLTKSAGWEYGAKGIRVNAVGPGFIKTPLVDAIDPKELQFLESQHAMQRLGKAEEVAEMIAWLASDKASFATGGYYPIEGGYLAK, translated from the coding sequence ATGAAAATGTTAGAGAATAAAGTCGCTATTGTTACAGGTGGAGCTTCAGGAATTGGTAAAGCAGTTGTTGAACTTTTTAGTAAGGAAGGCGCAAAAGTTGTAATTGCTGATTTGAATGAAGAACTAGGGCAAAAATTAGCTGCTAGTATTGGAGCGAATGCGCACTTTGTTAAATCAAATGCCGCTTCACCTTCTGATAATGAAGCTTTGGTTGCAGAGACTTTGAAAAAATTCGGAAAATTAGATATTGCTGTTAATAATGCAGGAATTGCAGGTGGAGTTGCACCAACAGGTGAATATGATATAGAAGAGTGGAAAAAAGTAACGTCCATTAATTTAGATGGCGTATTCTATGGAATGCGTTACCAAATTCCAGCAATGTTAAAGAACGGCAGTGGAAGTATTATTAATATTGCATCGATTTTAGGGCAAGTTGGTTTCGCAGGGTCTTCAGCCTATGTAGCTGCAAAGCATGGAGTAGTAGGGTTAACTAAATCTGCAGGATGGGAGTACGGTGCAAAAGGTATTCGTGTTAATGCAGTTGGACCAGGTTTTATTAAAACACCTTTGGTAGATGCGATAGATCCTAAAGAACTACAATTCTTAGAGTCTCAGCATGCGATGCAACGCCTAGGAAAGGCAGAGGAAGTAGCAGAAATGATTGCTTGGTTGGCCTCAGATAAGGCCTCTTTCGCAACAGGAGGTTATTATCCAATTGAAGGTGGATATCTAGCTAAATAA